The stretch of DNA ACACCAGACAATGTGACAAAGAATGACCGTCAGTAGGTCTTATTACAGCCACACACAGAGTGCATTGATATGTGATATTCTATTTTATTACGTCCTATTTGTGCCTGATGTCGTCTCAGTGGAAGGGgaagaaagcaaaaaataaaatgttactgtTTCCATGAGGAAAACGGTCTCTCTGAAAATGTAAGTGTCCAATTAATGACACATttcaacaataaaatatttcaccTGCTGTGGCTGACATTTAAATAAGCAAGGgtaatttacatttacataggTATACGAAAACAAAACGAGTACTCCTCTTCTAAAGCTCCACTGCATATTTAGTTTGTCACATCTTTgttcattacattttgtgagCTCTGTCCCATTAAGCTACGGGAAATAGTCATGTCTAACATCATCCAAAGGGAGCTATGAACCATTACTATATCAATTACCAGTTAGTACTtactttaaaagaaatattttgcgTGTAATCAGATCATGTAAATGTGGGATTTAGCAGCTTGAAAAGCATAACTGTATGTCCAGTTCCTTTGACATGGTATTAAATCGCATTAAAAAAGACTGGATGACTACCACAGTAAGTTAAAAGAATTATGAGTAAAAACAAGAATGTATTAGAATATTTcttcattagaaataaaatgggAATAAAGGACTCTTTTATGTCTTCCAGTGTTGTTACTTACCCCCTCCTCCAATAACTAAAAGAGCAATGGTGACAGGAGCCAATTCACAAGTGTCCCCTGATTTGCGGAAGAAAGTCTCCATGCAGTAGCCTGGAGCCAAGCTGCCCTCAGGGCAGAAGGCATCGCCAGGACACTGAATGGGGCTCACGTCTGGACTCTGAGGAAACAACAATGCTCCGTCACCAGACACGCAGGCTGATTCTCTCCTGTTAGGCAGTGTGTGGAGGGTGCAGCACTCACAGGGCAGTAGTGATTCTCTGGGCAAACATCACAGCTCTCCTGGCCCCAGTGGATCTGGAAGAAGCCGCTGCCACAGATTTGACACATAGTCTGGTGGGGAGGCTTGTGCATCCCTGTTCGAAACCAGATATCATCTGAATGGGTAGTCACGCTTCCCCTATCCTATTATGAGCAGCAGTACTCAGAAATAGTACTTATTTGAGCCCTGCATGCTGTGAATTACCTGGTCGACATGGTGTGCAATCTTTAGCAGCGGTCTGTAGAGCTTCTTTTCCTCCAGGACACAGCTGGCACTGGGCACAACCAGAGGAGCtggcagaaagaaagacactTGTTTGTGACTGTAAATGGACAAACTACGATGATTTTAATGCCTGCCAAAACTAATTTAGAGGCACTTTTGATGAAATGCCAAAGCTGGTTTGTTGCAGTTTGGTTTGACAGATGTCTCGCTATGGAGGAATTCTGGGTCAAGCCTGGAAATGCTCAAGAGAGGAGACCTTGCTGCCCTCAGCCTGTGACAAAACATCTAGGGGTTGATAATGGTCATCTTGCTCCAGAATTTACACACTATCTCATATTTCCAGGTCCAGTTCTATAAGCTCCATTCATATCCGCTGAGACCTCATCATACATGCCACTTACATTTTCATACCTTCTGCTGAAAGCACTGACTGTGTAACCggccttgtgtgtgtgggtgcatcTGTGCTGGCAAACAGAGCCATGGGATGAAAGCATGTGATGCTCGATCTGGTTGTTAGATACATGATTttccaaacacagagacagttaTGAAAGTTCAACACTGATTCCTGGGCCCTAGTTACaaacaacagacacagacatagaAACACAGACCAGGTGACATTGATGTTCAACTCACTTGCAGAAACTTCCCTGTGCACATGGTGAGCAAGAAGTGGAACTCTGCTGAGAAGAATAGAAGCCtaaagagcagcagaaaagaaaTAACTCAATACGTGATGATTTTATCTCAAGTTTTAGATTACATGAGATCATTGCATGTAAATTTTAACTGTACGTCTTTGTGTGAAGATAATTTATTCATCTGCAAGCTTAAATTCcttaataataatgatctggttaagacattttaaataaatataaatcgAATTTCTGAAACAAGCATACTTCTATTTTTGTCTGGAAGCAAATCACTAGTTATTGATTTACAGCACAGTACAAtgagataaataaacacaccTGGTGAACAACTTGTGCAACTGTTCCCACCAGTGTTGTTGTTGAAGGATCCAGAAGGGCAGGGGCTACATAATGGACTTCCAGTGAAACTGCATAGTAGCATAAAATACACAAGAACTAGACGGTAGAGTAGCCAACaccattaaaagaaaaatttgaattttttttggCACAATCTGTGACTTTACTTTGTGTAGAAGCCGCGGTTGCAGGGCAGACACTGCTGCTGTCCAGCTAGTGGCTGATAGAAACCTCTATTGCATGGCAGGCAGGCTCCAGGAAATAGACACAGCCCGGGATCAGAACAGCAGGTGCACAGCAGGGTATCTAGAGAGGGACAGATAATAATTTCTTAACTTTAATTAACTTTATTGTCCATTCTTCCAGTTTTAATCACAGCAGTAACAAATCTCAGAGGTCGGGACCAGTATGGAATAAACAGGAACGTCTGTTCTGTGATTCACCACGACACAAAAGAGTAAATTAGTGGCTTCATGTCAGACAACGTGGTCCTTGACTCACTGTTGTCGTACTGCGATCCTGGTGCGCAGGGCTCACAAGTAGAAGTGTTGAATGCAAAGCAGCCCGGGGTCGTGCTGCTGAGGATCACGGGAGTCGGAGTCAGACTGGTCACATTCTCGATGAGAGTGGTGCTCATCACAGCAGGAGTGAGTGTGGTCTGGCTCACCACCATGCCTGGAAGGGCAGGACACTGGATGATTCAGATATGACCTCTGGCAGCAGACACAAGGCTGCAACACAAACTCAACAATTTCATTCATAATAACCCCTTTTACTTTACCATTTTACTACTGGCATGACCATAAGTTACAATGTCCCCCCGGTTTGAACCCAGCCACGGCCTCTGTTGTACGTTGTTCCccatctttctccctctcctcattttctgtcatctgtctATGCCCCAAAACATACTTAGCTTATAAATAACAATAGGAGGAGATTATTAAAGACTGCATACTTTACCTGCTGCTGACCTGTTTTAAATCTCTCTGTGCATTTTGGAATACGTTGTTTAATCCTGAACAGTGGAAGCAAATACGAAATAGGATATGAAATAGGATTAACAGGGCTGGCCTGAGCCTTTTTAGGggcctgttgtttttttctccacttttacAAAACTCATTGGCATAACCACATATTAGTCCTCAATGGTTGTAGCTCAAAAACCcatgtcttttatttattctaatgtACAAAGTAAATTAGAAACCATGTCATAAACAATGGCTGCTACCTCTCCACTCCGAGCTCTGACCCCTAAGTTTCACTGGTTCAATCTCCTGCTCTATTTGCCTTTTTGCTCATATTTTGAAGcactaaacaaaaaaagcaacaaatgtgtgaaaatacatATCACCAAAGTAGATCTTTGTTGTGATGTCAAGTAGAAATTGCATATATACCTATGTATACTTACAGGCATGAACAGTAGTGGTCTTAGTCTCAGATATGCATCTAATGTGGCTCCAACCAGAACACAGCCAACgtaagaaaaccaaaacaa from Pempheris klunzingeri isolate RE-2024b chromosome 13, fPemKlu1.hap1, whole genome shotgun sequence encodes:
- the LOC139212199 gene encoding tumor necrosis factor receptor superfamily member 9, whose translation is MDCRGVLPAICVAFFIGMVVSQTTLTPAVMSTTLIENVTSLTPTPVILSSTTPGCFAFNTSTCEPCAPGSQYDNNTLLCTCCSDPGLCLFPGACLPCNRGFYQPLAGQQQCLPCNRGFYTNFTGSPLCSPCPSGSFNNNTGGNSCTSCSPGFYSSQQSSTSCSPCAQGSFCNSSGCAQCQLCPGGKEALQTAAKDCTPCRPGMHKPPHQTMCQICGSGFFQIHWGQESCDVCPENHYCPSPDVSPIQCPGDAFCPEGSLAPGYCMETFFRKSGDTCELAPVTIALLVIGGGVALLFIILMILRRRRDTDAELAVARAPLLRKERPQGRYYGIPCDAEPVYAGW